Proteins encoded in a region of the Eschrichtius robustus isolate mEscRob2 chromosome 16, mEscRob2.pri, whole genome shotgun sequence genome:
- the FOXL3 gene encoding forkhead box L3, whose translation MFDSSQYPYNCFNYDADDYPAGSSDEEKRLTRPAYSYIALIAMAIQQSPTGKVTLSGIYDFIMRKFPYYRANQRAWQNSIRHNLSLNSCFVKVPRTHGHEKGKGNYWTFAGGCESLLDLFENGNYRRRRRRRGPKREEARGTRAADAEAPRGPPEPATARGNPVPRREAPTPASPAALGREAHRDIKFSIDYILSAPDPFPGLRSTYAQAGRYPRLEAQQMNLHLWTM comes from the exons ATGTTTGACAGCTCGCAGTATCCCTACAATTGCTTCAATTACGACGCCGACGACTACCCCGCGGGCAGCTCGGACGAGGAGAAGCGGCTCACGCGGCCGGCGTACAG CTACATCGCGCTGATCGCCATGGCCATTCAGCAGAGCCCGACGGGCAAGGTGACCCTGTCGGGCATCTACGACTTCATCATGCGCAAGTTCCCCTATTACCGCGCCAACCAGCGCGCCTGGCAGAACTCCATCCGCCACAACCTGTCCCTCAACAGCTGCTTCGTCAAG GTGCCGCGGACCCATGGACACGAGAAGGGCAAAGGCAACTACTGGACCTTCGCCGGCGGCTGCGAGTCGCTACTGGACCTTTTCGAGAACGGCAACtaccggcggcggcggcggcggcgcggcccCAAGCGCGAGGAGGCGAGGGGGACGCGCGCGGCAGACGCGGAAGCGCCCCGGGGTCCCCCTGAGCCGGCCACTGCGAGGGGGAACCCCGTCCCCCGCCGCGAGGCCCCAACCCCAGCCAGCCCCGCCGCCCTGGGGAGGGAGGCACACAGGGACATCAAGTTCAGCATCGACTACATCCTCTCCGCCCCCGACCCCTTTCCCGGGCTCAGGTCGACCTACGCGCAGGCGGGCAGATACCCTCGGCTGGAGGCCCAGCAAATGAACCTTCACCTTTGGACGATGTGA